The following are encoded in a window of Nocardioides houyundeii genomic DNA:
- a CDS encoding dodecin, whose amino-acid sequence MSDRTYRVTEIVGTSPLGVDQAIRNGIERAGKTLRHIDWFEVTQVRGQAKDGQVEHFQVSMKVGFRLEDE is encoded by the coding sequence ATGTCAGATCGAACCTACCGAGTCACCGAGATCGTCGGCACTTCCCCGTTGGGGGTCGACCAGGCCATCCGCAACGGGATCGAGCGAGCCGGGAAGACGCTGCGCCACATCGACTGGTTCGAGGTGACGCAGGTGCGGGGCCAGGCGAAGGACGGGCAGGTGGAGCACTTCCAGGTGTCGATGAAGGTCGGCTTCCGGCTCGAGGACGAGTAG
- a CDS encoding SURF1 family protein: MHRLGFLVSKRWALFFVAVVVLSYVAVLLGQWQFHRLDDRRARNEVVERNENLPPAPVSEVLKVGEPAQAADEWRLVQATGTYDADDTVVVRYRTRDSKSGVQAVVPLDLPDGTTLLVDRGWWPTANRGDVPDDLPAPPSGEVTVTGWIRLDAEGDSTQVVDHSTRAIASEAIGQALDRDVLGGFIAARTESPEPATPLSPTELPELDEGPHFFYGLQWWFFGALAVFGFFYLLYDELRDRRAPTQQGHRRSARRGDRERPGQPADVPSRDSRDGAQDTARL; this comes from the coding sequence GTGCATCGTCTGGGGTTTCTGGTCAGCAAGCGGTGGGCCCTCTTCTTCGTGGCGGTGGTGGTCCTCTCGTACGTCGCGGTTCTGCTCGGACAGTGGCAGTTCCACCGCCTCGACGACAGGCGCGCGCGCAACGAGGTCGTCGAGCGCAACGAGAACCTGCCGCCCGCACCGGTCTCGGAGGTCCTGAAGGTGGGCGAGCCCGCCCAGGCCGCCGACGAGTGGCGCCTGGTCCAGGCCACCGGCACCTACGACGCCGACGACACCGTCGTGGTGCGCTACCGCACTCGGGACAGCAAGTCCGGCGTCCAGGCCGTGGTCCCCCTCGACCTTCCCGACGGCACCACCCTCCTGGTGGACCGTGGCTGGTGGCCCACCGCCAACCGCGGCGACGTGCCGGACGACCTCCCCGCTCCCCCGTCCGGCGAGGTCACCGTCACCGGCTGGATCCGGCTCGACGCCGAGGGCGACAGCACCCAGGTGGTGGACCACAGCACGCGTGCCATCGCCAGCGAGGCGATCGGGCAGGCATTGGACCGTGACGTGCTCGGCGGGTTCATCGCCGCCCGGACCGAGTCTCCCGAGCCGGCCACGCCGCTCTCCCCCACCGAGCTGCCAGAGCTGGACGAGGGCCCGCACTTCTTCTACGGGCTGCAGTGGTGGTTCTTCGGTGCGCTGGCCGTCTTCGGCTTCTTCTACCTGCTCTACGACGAGCTGCGGGACCGACGCGCGCCGACGCAGCAGGGGCACCGCCGCTCGGCCCGGCGAGGCGACAGGGAGCGCCCGGGCCAGCCGGCGGACGTCCCGTCCCGCGACTCCCGCGACGGAGCGCAGGACACCGCTCGGCTCTGA
- a CDS encoding enoyl-CoA hydratase/isomerase family protein: MTPEELATVGLRYDLAGPVATITLDRPEVRNAQTPAMWRALRALGGQLPESVRVVVVTGAGETFSAGLDKAMLDPRAAGGDTETVAGLLAGTDEEISATIEVYQQGFTFLRDPRFVSIAAVRGYAVGAGFQLALSCDLRVVADDAQFCMKESALGLVPDLTGTKPLVEAVGYARALEICATARMVGAEEAVRIGLAQASVPAGDLDGAVAQLAGALTAPLPDAVRETKKLLQGAADRDLDEQRRLEREAQVRRFREIARISSRT, translated from the coding sequence ATGACTCCCGAGGAACTCGCCACCGTCGGCCTGCGCTACGACCTTGCCGGCCCCGTCGCCACCATCACCTTGGACCGGCCCGAGGTCCGCAACGCCCAGACGCCTGCCATGTGGCGGGCACTGCGAGCGCTGGGCGGGCAGCTCCCCGAGTCGGTGCGGGTGGTGGTCGTCACCGGTGCTGGGGAGACCTTCTCCGCCGGGCTCGACAAGGCGATGCTCGACCCGCGTGCGGCCGGTGGGGACACCGAGACCGTGGCAGGCCTCCTGGCCGGGACCGACGAGGAGATCTCGGCCACCATCGAGGTCTACCAGCAGGGGTTCACCTTCCTGCGGGACCCGCGCTTCGTCTCCATCGCGGCAGTGCGCGGCTACGCCGTCGGCGCCGGCTTCCAGCTCGCGCTCTCCTGCGACCTGCGGGTGGTCGCCGACGATGCCCAGTTCTGCATGAAGGAGTCGGCACTGGGCCTGGTCCCGGACCTCACGGGAACAAAACCGCTGGTCGAGGCTGTTGGATACGCCAGGGCGCTGGAGATCTGTGCCACGGCGCGGATGGTCGGTGCCGAGGAGGCAGTGCGCATCGGGCTCGCCCAGGCGTCGGTTCCGGCCGGTGACCTGGACGGCGCGGTCGCCCAGCTCGCCGGGGCCCTGACAGCACCTCTGCCCGACGCCGTACGGGAGACCAAGAAGCTCCTGCAGGGCGCAGCAGACCGCGACCTGGACGAGCAGCGACGGCTCGAGCGGGAAGCCCAGGTACGTAGGTTCCGGGAGATCGCCAGGATCTCCAGCCGGACCTGA
- a CDS encoding phosphotransferase, producing MWRPEPGWQRLPGAGPSTLGVWVAHEDDGDVVVKRLLAPTPHDPPEYLQPTHPAYWRRAAEVAESGVVAGTPGLREAELVRVREDAEGITLVHRRVPEAGSSGLFLARSVGRFAQAEVPDLPWLARDQLGARLSQVERRGGWATLDRTPVADVAHHLWLRREALLGQVAALPQVPQHGDPVPANLLGHQGDDVVAVDWSTLGRGPVGGDLGYLSLSTREAFEPLFIAYFTGLPDGLASPEQVMLAARVTAVYTVLTRADWALARVAGGEGALAGKFRHPSVAPYLLAMQRQFTQIEALLT from the coding sequence ATGTGGCGACCCGAGCCGGGCTGGCAGCGGTTACCCGGCGCTGGCCCGTCCACGCTCGGGGTGTGGGTCGCGCACGAGGACGACGGCGACGTGGTGGTCAAACGGCTCCTGGCACCGACCCCGCACGACCCGCCCGAATACCTCCAGCCGACGCACCCGGCGTACTGGCGGCGTGCCGCCGAGGTGGCCGAGTCCGGGGTGGTGGCCGGGACCCCGGGACTGCGCGAGGCAGAGCTGGTGCGGGTCCGCGAGGACGCCGAGGGCATCACGCTGGTGCATCGCCGGGTCCCCGAGGCAGGCAGCTCCGGTCTGTTCCTGGCGCGCTCCGTGGGGCGGTTCGCCCAGGCTGAGGTGCCGGACCTGCCGTGGCTGGCGCGCGACCAGCTCGGCGCGCGCCTGTCCCAGGTCGAGCGGCGTGGCGGTTGGGCGACCCTGGACCGCACCCCGGTCGCGGACGTGGCCCATCACCTGTGGCTGCGTCGTGAGGCGCTGCTCGGCCAGGTCGCCGCGTTGCCCCAGGTCCCCCAGCACGGCGACCCCGTCCCGGCCAACCTGCTGGGGCACCAGGGCGACGACGTGGTCGCCGTCGACTGGTCCACCCTCGGCCGCGGGCCCGTGGGGGGAGACCTCGGCTACCTGTCCCTGTCGACCCGGGAAGCCTTCGAGCCGTTGTTCATCGCCTACTTCACCGGGCTCCCCGACGGTCTCGCCTCGCCCGAACAGGTGATGCTGGCGGCTCGGGTCACCGCCGTCTACACGGTCCTGACCCGGGCCGACTGGGCGCTGGCCCGCGTCGCCGGGGGAGAGGGCGCCCTGGCCGGCAAGTTCCGCCACCCCAGCGTTGCGCCGTACCTGCTGGCGATGCAGCGCCAGTTCACCCAGATCGAGGCGCTGCTGACCTGA
- the abc-f gene encoding ribosomal protection-like ABC-F family protein codes for MITAQNLEVRAGARLLMQDVSFRVAAGDKVGLVGRNGAGKTTLTKILAGEAQPASGTVLTTGEVGYLPQDPRIGDPETLARDRILSARGLDDVVRRLREAERDMGSDDPQVAERGMKRYSRADNELHAGGGYAAESEAAQIASSLGIADRLLTQPLKTLSGGQRRRVELARILFSGAETLLLDEPTNHLDADSIIWLREFLKAHRGGLIVISHDNDLLETTVNKVLHLDANRETIDVYNMGWKAYLTQRETDERRRKRERANAESKAKTLTDQANKMRAKASKATAAQSMLKRAEKMMSGLEGERQSDKVARIKFPAPAACGKTPLTAQELSKSYGSLEVFTDVDLAIDKGSRVVILGFNGAGKTTMLRILAGVDKPDTGEVIPGHGLKIGYYAQEHETLDTERTVLQNMQSAAPQLTDTEARSVLGSFLFSGDDAHKPAKVLSGGEKTRLALASLVVSSANVLLLDEPTNNLDPASREEVLAAIRTYEGAIVLVTHDEGAVRALEPDRVLLLPDGDEDLWNESYADLVSLA; via the coding sequence ATGATCACAGCTCAGAACCTCGAGGTTCGCGCGGGAGCGCGACTCCTCATGCAGGACGTCAGCTTTCGAGTCGCAGCAGGGGACAAGGTCGGACTGGTCGGCCGCAACGGCGCCGGGAAGACGACCCTCACCAAGATCCTCGCCGGAGAGGCGCAGCCAGCCTCTGGCACCGTGCTGACCACCGGCGAGGTGGGCTACCTGCCCCAGGACCCGCGCATCGGCGACCCCGAGACCCTGGCCCGCGACCGGATCCTGTCTGCCCGCGGGCTCGACGACGTCGTACGGCGGCTGCGCGAGGCGGAGCGCGACATGGGCAGCGACGACCCCCAGGTGGCCGAGCGGGGCATGAAGCGCTACTCGCGCGCCGACAACGAGCTGCACGCCGGAGGCGGCTACGCCGCGGAGTCCGAGGCGGCACAGATCGCCAGCAGCCTCGGCATCGCGGACCGGCTGCTCACCCAGCCGCTCAAGACGCTCAGCGGTGGTCAGCGTCGTCGGGTCGAGCTGGCCCGGATCCTGTTCTCCGGCGCCGAGACGCTGCTCCTCGACGAGCCCACCAACCACCTCGACGCCGACTCCATCATCTGGCTGCGCGAGTTCCTCAAGGCCCACCGTGGCGGGCTGATCGTGATCAGCCACGACAACGACCTGCTGGAGACGACCGTCAACAAGGTCCTCCACCTCGATGCCAACCGCGAGACGATCGACGTCTACAACATGGGCTGGAAGGCCTACCTCACCCAGCGGGAGACCGACGAGCGGCGCCGCAAGCGCGAGCGCGCCAACGCCGAGTCCAAGGCCAAGACGCTGACCGACCAGGCCAACAAGATGCGTGCCAAGGCGAGCAAGGCCACGGCAGCCCAGTCCATGCTCAAGCGAGCCGAGAAGATGATGTCGGGGCTCGAGGGAGAGCGGCAGAGCGACAAGGTGGCGCGGATCAAGTTCCCCGCGCCGGCCGCCTGCGGCAAGACCCCGCTCACCGCCCAGGAGCTGTCGAAGTCCTACGGCTCGCTGGAGGTGTTCACCGACGTCGACCTGGCCATCGACAAGGGATCGCGCGTGGTGATCCTGGGCTTCAACGGCGCGGGCAAGACGACGATGCTGCGGATCCTGGCCGGGGTGGACAAGCCCGACACCGGTGAGGTGATCCCCGGGCACGGACTCAAGATCGGCTACTACGCCCAGGAGCACGAGACGCTCGACACCGAGCGGACGGTGCTGCAGAACATGCAGAGTGCCGCGCCCCAGCTCACCGACACCGAGGCGCGCTCGGTGCTGGGCTCGTTCCTGTTCTCCGGCGATGACGCCCACAAGCCGGCCAAGGTGCTCTCGGGCGGTGAGAAGACCCGTCTGGCGCTGGCCAGCCTGGTGGTCTCCAGCGCCAACGTCCTGCTGCTCGACGAGCCGACCAACAACCTCGACCCCGCCTCGCGCGAGGAGGTGCTGGCCGCGATCCGCACCTACGAGGGAGCGATCGTGCTGGTGACCCACGACGAGGGGGCCGTGAGGGCGCTGGAGCCGGACCGGGTGCTGCTGCTCCCCGACGGGGACGAGGACCTGTGGAACGAGAGCTACGCCGACCTGGTGTCGCTGGCCTGA
- the fabG gene encoding 3-oxoacyl-ACP reductase FabG: MTQPTPAQPEVRAPRSVLVTGGNRGIGRAVAQAFLAAGDRVAVTSRSGGGPEGALHLRCDVTDPAAVDAAFAIIEEQHGPVEVLVANAGITSDTLLLRMSEEDWSSVIETNLTGSFRLAKRAARGMLRMRRGRIILISSVVGMLGSAGQVNYAASKAGLVGMARSLARELGSRGITTNVVAPGFVETDMTAVLGDEQRETIRAQVPLGRYATPDEVASAVTWLASDGAAYVTGAVIPVDGGLGMGH; the protein is encoded by the coding sequence GTGACCCAGCCGACACCCGCCCAGCCTGAAGTCCGAGCCCCTCGGTCCGTCCTCGTCACCGGGGGCAACCGCGGGATAGGTCGCGCGGTGGCCCAGGCCTTCCTGGCCGCGGGAGACCGCGTCGCCGTCACCAGTCGCTCCGGGGGCGGACCGGAAGGTGCGCTGCACCTGCGCTGCGACGTCACCGATCCCGCCGCGGTGGATGCCGCCTTCGCGATCATCGAGGAGCAGCACGGACCCGTGGAGGTGCTCGTGGCCAACGCCGGGATCACCTCCGACACCCTGCTGCTGCGCATGTCGGAGGAGGACTGGTCCTCGGTGATCGAGACCAACCTGACGGGATCGTTCCGACTGGCCAAGAGGGCCGCCAGGGGAATGCTGCGGATGCGTCGCGGGCGCATCATCCTGATCTCCTCGGTGGTGGGGATGCTCGGATCAGCGGGCCAGGTCAACTACGCCGCCTCGAAGGCGGGCCTCGTCGGCATGGCGCGCTCCCTGGCCCGGGAGCTCGGCAGCCGGGGCATCACCACCAACGTGGTCGCCCCGGGCTTCGTGGAGACCGACATGACCGCGGTGCTCGGGGACGAGCAGCGGGAGACCATCAGGGCCCAGGTACCGCTGGGCCGATACGCGACGCCGGACGAGGTCGCCTCGGCGGTCACCTGGCTCGCCTCAGACGGAGCGGCCTACGTCACCGGGGCAGTCATCCCGGTCGACGGCGGCCTCGGCATGGGACATTGA
- a CDS encoding ABC transporter ATP-binding protein, producing MSLQMGMGPAFRHMRTDRGLDGSHLTRDTLRRVLEFARPHRKVIAAFLVLTVVDSALVVASPLLVQRLIDDGIRQADSRLVTWLALGMALVAVLGALLTVAAGYLSSRIGEGLIFDLRTKVFAHVQRQSLAFFTRTQTGALVSRLNNDVIGAQRAFTSTLSTTVSSVVSALVVGVTMLFLSWQVTLLCLLLFPILFAASRWVSGRLAGLTREQMDGNADMGNAMTERFNVGGALLLKLFGRSDVEDRVFASKAGRVRDLGIRISLITRVFMATMLLVPALATALVYGVGGHMVISGSLSLGTVLALGILLLRLLGPLQSLSNVRIDVMTALVSFDRVFEVLDLPSSIQEKPDAISLPPTAARLEFDHVAFRYPHADEISLASLEGVARPESRESGEVLHDVTFTAEPGQMVALVGPSGAGKTTITHLVARLYEVGAGAVRVGGHDVRDVTLESLEAVVGYVTQDAHMFHDTIRANLVYARPGASDQEIWQALEAAQIARLVRTLPDGLDTVVGDRGYRLSGGERQRLAIARLLLKAPSIVVLDEATAHLDSESEAAVQRALETALEGRTSLVIAHRLSTVRQADQILVVEAGRVVQSGTHEELLASGGLYADLYRQQYFSEPSAPQLS from the coding sequence ATGTCCTTGCAGATGGGGATGGGGCCGGCATTCCGGCACATGCGCACCGATCGGGGGCTGGACGGGTCGCACCTGACTCGCGACACCCTGCGCCGGGTCCTGGAGTTCGCCCGCCCGCACCGGAAGGTGATCGCCGCCTTCCTGGTGCTGACGGTCGTGGACTCCGCGCTGGTGGTGGCCTCGCCGCTGCTGGTCCAGCGGCTCATCGACGACGGCATCCGGCAGGCCGACTCCCGACTCGTCACCTGGCTCGCGCTCGGCATGGCCCTGGTGGCGGTGCTGGGAGCGCTGCTCACGGTCGCCGCCGGGTACCTGTCCTCGCGCATCGGCGAGGGTCTCATCTTCGACCTCCGCACCAAGGTCTTCGCCCACGTGCAACGACAGTCGCTGGCGTTCTTCACCCGCACCCAGACCGGCGCCCTGGTCTCCCGTTTGAACAACGACGTGATCGGCGCCCAGCGGGCGTTCACCTCGACGTTGTCCACCACCGTGTCCAGCGTCGTGTCGGCGCTGGTCGTGGGCGTCACGATGCTGTTCCTCAGTTGGCAGGTGACCCTGCTGTGCCTGCTGCTGTTCCCGATCCTGTTCGCTGCCTCCCGCTGGGTGAGCGGGCGGCTCGCCGGGCTCACCCGTGAGCAGATGGACGGCAACGCCGACATGGGCAACGCCATGACCGAGCGCTTCAACGTCGGCGGCGCCCTGCTCCTCAAGCTCTTCGGCCGCAGCGACGTCGAGGACCGGGTCTTCGCGTCCAAGGCCGGACGGGTCCGGGACCTCGGGATTCGGATCTCGCTGATCACCCGGGTGTTCATGGCCACGATGCTGCTGGTCCCGGCCCTGGCCACGGCCCTGGTGTACGGGGTCGGCGGTCACATGGTGATCTCCGGCTCGCTGTCGCTGGGCACCGTGCTGGCGCTGGGCATCCTGCTGCTGCGGCTCCTGGGCCCGCTGCAGAGCCTGTCCAACGTTCGGATCGACGTGATGACCGCACTGGTCTCCTTCGACCGGGTCTTCGAGGTGCTGGACCTGCCCTCCAGCATCCAGGAGAAGCCCGACGCGATCTCGCTGCCGCCGACGGCTGCCCGGCTGGAGTTCGACCACGTCGCCTTCCGCTACCCCCACGCCGACGAGATCTCGCTGGCCTCCCTGGAGGGGGTGGCCCGACCCGAGTCCCGGGAGTCCGGCGAGGTCCTGCACGACGTCACCTTCACCGCCGAGCCTGGCCAGATGGTGGCGCTGGTGGGGCCCTCAGGTGCCGGGAAGACCACCATCACCCACCTCGTCGCCCGCCTCTACGAGGTCGGCGCGGGCGCGGTCCGGGTGGGTGGCCACGACGTGCGGGACGTCACCCTGGAGTCCCTCGAGGCCGTGGTCGGCTACGTCACCCAGGACGCGCACATGTTCCACGACACGATCCGCGCCAACCTGGTCTACGCCCGCCCTGGCGCCAGCGACCAGGAGATCTGGCAGGCCCTCGAGGCGGCGCAGATCGCTCGGCTGGTCCGCACCCTGCCCGACGGCCTGGACACGGTCGTGGGGGACCGGGGCTACCGGCTCTCCGGCGGCGAGCGCCAGCGGCTGGCCATCGCCAGACTGCTGCTCAAGGCGCCCTCGATCGTCGTCCTCGACGAGGCCACCGCCCACCTGGACAGCGAGTCCGAGGCGGCGGTGCAACGAGCGCTCGAGACGGCGCTGGAGGGCCGGACCTCCCTGGTCATCGCGCACCGGCTCTCCACCGTGCGGCAGGCGGACCAGATCCTGGTGGTCGAGGCAGGGCGGGTGGTGCAGTCCGGCACGCACGAGGAGCTGCTCGCCTCCGGCGGCCTGTACGCCGACCTCTACCGCCAGCAGTACTTCTCCGAGCCCTCCGCGCCTCAGCTGAGCTGA
- a CDS encoding neutral zinc metallopeptidase — translation MRFNPKADISRGRVGDAGRGSGGMGGGGMRLPMPGGAKTGGGVGGLVIIVLFVVLTQCLGDGGTTGAGGGTGLDSGGQQGTAAGLQADGERYAHCQKGADAAEDVDCARKAVAVSLEDYWTSTLPQQGGTDLTPAQIITFSGSVDTGCGQASSQVGPFYCPSDQQIYLDTTFFNDVLEGQLGGEGGDFVEPYVLGHEYGHHIQNLLGTMGRVRTQQGPESDAVRLELQADCFAGMWTRDASDGDGIFLDLDEGDINEALDSAKTVGDDRIQQQSGGRVDPEGWTHGSSEQRMRWFMTGYDKGTLRACDTFSAKQL, via the coding sequence ATGCGCTTCAACCCCAAGGCCGACATCAGCCGCGGTCGTGTAGGCGACGCGGGCAGGGGCAGCGGAGGCATGGGCGGGGGCGGGATGCGCCTCCCGATGCCCGGGGGCGCCAAGACCGGAGGTGGCGTCGGCGGTCTCGTCATCATCGTGCTGTTCGTCGTGCTCACCCAGTGCCTGGGCGACGGGGGAACCACCGGTGCGGGAGGCGGCACCGGGCTGGACAGCGGCGGCCAGCAGGGCACTGCTGCGGGGCTGCAGGCCGACGGCGAGCGCTACGCCCACTGCCAGAAGGGCGCCGACGCCGCCGAGGACGTCGACTGCGCGCGCAAGGCGGTGGCCGTCTCGCTCGAGGACTACTGGACCTCGACCCTGCCCCAGCAGGGCGGCACCGACCTGACGCCGGCGCAGATCATCACCTTCAGCGGCTCCGTCGACACCGGCTGCGGCCAGGCGTCTTCCCAGGTCGGCCCGTTCTACTGCCCCTCCGACCAGCAGATCTACCTCGACACCACCTTCTTCAATGACGTCCTCGAAGGCCAGCTCGGCGGCGAGGGCGGCGACTTCGTGGAGCCCTACGTCCTGGGCCACGAGTACGGCCACCACATCCAGAACCTGCTCGGCACCATGGGACGGGTCCGCACCCAGCAGGGCCCGGAGTCCGACGCGGTGCGGCTGGAGCTGCAGGCAGACTGCTTCGCCGGCATGTGGACCCGCGACGCCAGTGACGGCGACGGCATCTTCCTCGACCTCGACGAGGGTGACATCAACGAGGCGCTGGACTCGGCCAAGACCGTCGGCGACGACCGCATCCAGCAGCAGTCGGGCGGTCGGGTGGACCCCGAGGGCTGGACCCACGGCTCCTCGGAGCAGCGGATGCGCTGGTTCATGACCGGCTACGACAAGGGCACGCTGAGGGCGTGCGACACCTTCTCCGCCAAGCAGCTCTGA
- the fabI gene encoding enoyl-ACP reductase FabI, translating into MGILDGKRILVAGVTMESSIGFATARVAQEQGAEVLISNFGRALGITRRIAKRLPTEPPVLELDVTDQSHLDSLAEQVREHVDGLDGVVHSIAYGNPATLLGGKFLSGPWEDVAQAVQVSAYSLKSLAVAARPLMGSGGSLVGLTFDATTAWPAYDWMGVAKAGLESTSRYLARDLGPDGIRCNLVSAGPLKTLAAKAIPGFEDLESAWKERAPLGWDETDHTPTARAVVALLSDFFPATTGEIVHVDGGFHAMGL; encoded by the coding sequence ATGGGAATTCTGGACGGCAAGCGGATCCTCGTCGCGGGCGTCACGATGGAGAGCTCGATCGGGTTCGCCACGGCGCGAGTGGCCCAGGAGCAGGGCGCCGAGGTGCTCATCTCCAACTTCGGGCGGGCGTTGGGCATCACCCGACGCATCGCCAAGCGGCTGCCCACCGAGCCGCCGGTGCTCGAGCTCGACGTGACCGACCAGTCTCACCTGGACTCCCTCGCCGAGCAGGTGCGTGAGCACGTCGACGGCCTCGACGGCGTGGTCCACTCGATCGCCTACGGCAACCCGGCGACCCTGCTCGGCGGCAAGTTCCTCTCCGGGCCCTGGGAGGACGTCGCCCAGGCGGTCCAGGTCTCGGCGTACTCGCTCAAGTCGCTGGCGGTGGCGGCACGCCCGCTGATGGGATCCGGTGGCTCCCTGGTCGGGCTCACCTTCGACGCCACCACCGCCTGGCCGGCGTATGACTGGATGGGGGTGGCGAAGGCGGGCCTCGAGTCGACGTCGCGCTACCTCGCGCGAGACCTGGGGCCGGACGGCATCCGCTGCAACCTCGTCTCGGCCGGTCCCCTCAAGACATTGGCCGCCAAGGCGATCCCCGGGTTCGAGGACCTGGAGTCGGCCTGGAAGGAACGCGCCCCCCTCGGCTGGGACGAGACCGACCACACGCCGACGGCTCGTGCGGTGGTGGCGCTGCTCTCGGACTTCTTCCCCGCGACCACGGGGGAGATCGTGCACGTGGACGGCGGGTTCCACGCGATGGGCCTCTGA
- a CDS encoding acetone carboxylase, which translates to MTASVPPVEPDTCSAKGCTAPAVWALLWNNPKLHTPERRKTWLACETHRSSLADFLGARAFLKDVVAHPSESAADR; encoded by the coding sequence GTGACCGCCTCCGTGCCGCCGGTGGAGCCGGACACCTGCTCGGCGAAGGGCTGCACCGCGCCCGCCGTGTGGGCGCTGCTGTGGAACAACCCCAAGCTGCACACCCCGGAGCGTCGCAAGACCTGGCTGGCCTGCGAGACGCACCGGTCCTCGCTGGCGGACTTCCTGGGCGCACGAGCCTTCCTCAAGGACGTGGTCGCGCACCCGTCGGAGTCAGCCGCCGATCGCTGA
- the moaA gene encoding GTP 3',8-cyclase MoaA: protein MVQPLEDLYGRVATDLRVSLTDRCNLRCSYCMPAEGLEWLPDEATLSDDEVVRLVTIGVRMLGVREVRFTGGEPLVRRGLVDIIRRTHDLGGVETSITTNALGLQRTAVALREAGLDRVNVSLDTVRSDTFAQITRRDRFHDVVAGLAAAKAAGLGPVKVNAVLLRGVNDDQAPELLRWCLERGYELRFIEQMPLDAQHAWNRTAMVTAEEIFAALDREFTLTPAVEPRGSDPAELFLVDGGPGTVGVIASVTRPFCGDCDRVRLTADGQVRNCLFARQESDLRTAMRAGASDQELADRWIVAMRGKLAGHGIDDPSFLQPDRPMSAIGG from the coding sequence ATGGTGCAGCCTCTGGAGGACCTCTACGGTCGGGTCGCGACCGACTTGCGCGTGTCGCTGACCGACCGGTGCAACCTCCGGTGCTCCTACTGCATGCCGGCGGAAGGGCTGGAGTGGCTGCCGGACGAGGCAACGCTGAGCGACGACGAAGTCGTCCGTCTGGTGACCATCGGCGTCCGGATGCTGGGGGTGCGAGAGGTGCGGTTCACCGGGGGCGAGCCCCTGGTACGCCGCGGACTGGTCGACATCATCCGTCGTACCCATGACCTGGGCGGCGTGGAGACGTCGATCACCACGAACGCGCTCGGACTCCAGCGCACCGCGGTCGCCCTGCGCGAGGCAGGGCTGGATCGGGTCAACGTCAGCCTGGACACGGTGCGCAGCGACACGTTCGCCCAGATCACCCGCCGGGACCGGTTCCACGACGTGGTCGCCGGCCTCGCTGCGGCCAAGGCTGCCGGCCTGGGGCCGGTGAAGGTCAACGCGGTGCTGCTCCGGGGCGTGAACGACGACCAGGCGCCCGAGCTGCTGCGCTGGTGCCTGGAGCGCGGCTACGAGCTCCGCTTCATCGAGCAGATGCCGTTGGACGCCCAGCACGCCTGGAACCGTACGGCGATGGTGACGGCAGAGGAGATCTTCGCCGCCCTGGACCGCGAGTTCACCCTGACGCCGGCCGTGGAGCCGCGCGGCAGCGATCCCGCGGAGCTCTTCCTGGTCGATGGTGGTCCCGGGACCGTGGGAGTCATCGCGTCGGTGACCCGGCCGTTCTGCGGCGACTGCGACCGGGTGCGCCTCACCGCCGACGGTCAGGTGCGCAACTGCCTGTTCGCCCGGCAGGAGTCCGACCTGAGGACCGCGATGCGCGCCGGAGCGAGCGACCAGGAGCTCGCTGACCGGTGGATCGTGGCCATGCGCGGCAAGCTCGCCGGCCACGGCATCGACGACCCGTCGTTCCTCCAGCCGGACCGGCCGATGTCAGCGATCGGCGGCTGA
- a CDS encoding DUF3099 domain-containing protein yields the protein MSSRRPSPDGDPVRITTAATNRQEEISHRQRRYVISMTIRTVCFLAAVAVGPGWLRWVLIAGAVLLPYVAVVLANGTDNRSDAFALRGAPAGHELPGRSPGSLPGGPE from the coding sequence ATGTCAAGCAGGCGCCCCTCCCCGGACGGCGACCCCGTCCGGATCACCACGGCGGCGACCAACCGCCAGGAGGAGATCTCGCACCGGCAGCGCCGATACGTCATCTCCATGACGATCCGCACCGTGTGCTTCCTGGCCGCCGTCGCCGTCGGGCCGGGTTGGCTGCGCTGGGTGCTGATCGCGGGGGCCGTGCTGCTGCCCTACGTCGCGGTGGTCCTGGCCAACGGCACCGACAACCGGTCCGACGCGTTCGCGCTGCGCGGCGCCCCCGCGGGTCACGAGCTCCCGGGTCGCTCCCCGGGCTCGCTGCCGGGGGGTCCGGAGTGA